The region TTGGTTGGTAGTGTGCTTAGTGGGAGTTGGTGAAGATTTGGTTTtcttcttattttatttatttgtaatgtacattgtgtgaacacaacatcattgcatgttgtgcgtcttgggagagagatcctcctctggtgctctccctggggGTTCTTCCTAatgttcctccctgttaaaggggtttgttagggagttgttcctcatttgatgcgagggtctaaagacaagATGCTGTGTTGTTGCAAACCCCCTGAGGTgaatttgtgtttgttatgttgggctattttattttgaagttctgtTATTTACAAATACTTGTTCAGACTAatcaaagttttttgtttttccctgaaACTCTTTTTTTATATGAGCTGGATCATAAAGTGATCATTGTGTTTAGGTAAAGCTGTTGGACTGTAACATATTCGGgataaatgtacctttttaaaaatcaaaaaaatctctctctctctctggttattGCTTAGTAATGATTTATAATGCCTTTTATTTTCACTAATGAATATATTGAAGCCGATGTAGTGACCCCTATAATCTGGTTTATTTCAAGAAAACAGTTTTGGTTAGTGGAAATTCTGAGTGGCTATTAACTTTAAAATTGAGTAATCTATTGGCTGATGATCCAAAAAGTGAAATTTATGCCCTCATGTCACATAATAACTAATGTTTGTATGATATAACAgcatacatcctctctctgcccaGATCACCATCATCTTTAAGAACTGGCAGCAGTGCATCGAGCAGCAGCTCTACCAGGCAGAGCTGGACGATGTCCCGGCGGCCTTTGTCGATGGCTCAGTGTGGAGCGGAGAGCAACGTGGCCAGCGTAGCCTCGTGGTTCGTTCTCAGAACCCTGGGCGTCACGTGGAAATCCACGCCACTCATATCGGCACAGTGCTGGTGGTGCGACAGAGCGGCCGCTCTCTGGGCTTCTCAGTCCGCTCGCCCCGCACCATCGTGGAGGCTTTTGGTCCTGAGCAGGAccttcagctgtgtgtgtgggggtgtcctGCCTCCCAACAACTCAACTTTCTCTCCCCACCACatccatcctcatcctcctcttcctcattgtCCAGGCCCACTGGGCGCGCCCAGACCCATTGTGCTGCCCTTCTCCCAACCCCAGATATCTATTATCAGGCATGTGTGTTTGACCTGCTGGCTACAGGGGACTTGAACGCCAGCATGGCATCTGTAGCTGCTCTGGAGGATGCCAAGAGAATGATGACTGACAGGGAAAGGATTCACCTGCTGCTCGTGGCCTCAGCACTGCCACACAGTCCCCTGCCGACCCTGCTGGTACCCCTGGCTGCTCTCTGTGCTCTTAGCATGATATGACGCAGAACACACTCCTATCACA is a window of Lampris incognitus isolate fLamInc1 chromosome 9, fLamInc1.hap2, whole genome shotgun sequence DNA encoding:
- the hjv gene encoding hemojuvelin — protein: MGTPTPITEHAQLPWKHNICVALLLLLLFSPEVWASCNILRCNSDFVAATLDLGNSGGGAGGGLSREAVNTGYCSALRSYATCTKRTARACRGDLAYHSAVQGIEDLLIQYRCPRAGPTAQPRPPPQAPISGNACFYEKGFLTREGRVPEYLYCSVFGDPHIRTFNDEFQTCTVQGAWPLIDNEYLYVQVTSTPMRGGAYATALTKITIIFKNWQQCIEQQLYQAELDDVPAAFVDGSVWSGEQRGQRSLVVRSQNPGRHVEIHATHIGTVLVVRQSGRSLGFSVRSPRTIVEAFGPEQDLQLCVWGCPASQQLNFLSPPHPSSSSSSSLSRPTGRAQTHCAALLPTPDIYYQACVFDLLATGDLNASMASVAALEDAKRMMTDRERIHLLLVASALPHSPLPTLLVPLAALCALSMI